Below is a window of Micromonospora chersina DNA.
GGGCAGCGGAATGGGCCCGCCCGCGAAGAGTTCCGCGTGGTGTGGCTGTCAGCGGTGGTGGCAGAGCAGGAGACGGAGGGGCGGTCGCCGCTTGGGCGGGGACGACGCCGTTGCCGAGGACGCGCAACGCGCCGGTGCGGGGAGATCGAGGGTGGGGTCGGTGACCCAGTGGGCGGGTAGGCCCATGAACCATTCCGCGAACGGAGGTGCGACCACGGGCTTGCCGTGCTGGCCGGATTCGGTGGGCGCGGGAGCGGGCCGGCCGATCAGAACCTCCCAGCGTGCGACCGCCGATGCGTAGATCCCCCAGGTCGCCTCATCGGGCGTTCCCAGGCTGCTGGTGGCGAGCTGGGCGACGGTGGTGCGTAGGTCGGGGCCGCCGTCGCCGTAGTGGCCGGGGCCTCGCGCGTCGGAGGCCGGGGCGTCGGTAGGGCAGGCGCTGCGCATCGCACGGCTGCGGACGGCAGGGTGAGGTCTCCGTGGGAGCCCCGTCGTCCCTTGCGGCCTGTCTGGCCGTCCGTCGCCCGTGGGATGGGTAGGAGCCCCTGTGACAGCGGCGGCCGGAAGCCGGCACTGGCTCGGCGGCCGGGGGTGCCGGTGTCGCTGGGGCGTGGGGTTGGCAACAACTTCTGGCGGGTGCCGTGGGGTTCGATGACGTCGGGCAGCCCGTTGTGGTGTCCGGGTCCTTTGCCGTCACGGGCGCAGGGCGTGGGCAGCGCGCATCGTCTCCCCCGCCTCTGGTGGCGAGCAGGAACAGCCGGTCGCGTCGATGGGCGGCGCCGATGTCGGATGCGCGTAGGCACAGCCGGCTCGTGTCGTACCCGAGCGCGGCCAGGTCGGCGTGGACGACGTCGAGTCCGCGCCTGCGCAGGGCGGCGACGTTCTCCACGAACACGAGCGGGGGTCGATGGCGAAGGGCGTGTTGATGTGCTGCCAGAGGCTGGAGAGGGCCGGTGATGCCGGCGCGTTTGCCGGCGTTGGAGATGTCCTGGCAGGGGAAGCCTGCCGTGAGGACGTCGACATGCCGGACGCGGGTCCAGTCGATGGTGCGGATGTCTCCGAGGTTGGGCACCTCGGGCCAGTGGTGGGCGAATACGGTGCGGGCGTGTCGGGCGGTTTCGGCGTACCAGGCGAGGCGGCCGCCGAGCACCAGCTCGACGGCCCGCACCACACCGCGACCAACCCGCACCGGTACACCGGAGACTCCGACGTCAGCTGAGGGGCGGGCCGCTTTCCCACAGCGCTCGTCCGAGTTGACCTCCTAGGCGCGCCCTCCGGAACGGGT
It encodes the following:
- a CDS encoding DNA cytosine methyltransferase is translated as MRVGRGVVRAVELVLGGRLAWYAETARHARTVFAHHWPEVPNLGDIRTIDWTRVRHVDVLTAGFPCQDISNAGKRAGITGPLQPLAAHQHALRHRPPLVFVENVAALRRRGLDVVHADLAALGYDTSRLCLRASDIGAAHRRDRLFLLATRGGGDDARCPRPAPVTAKDPDTTTGCPTSSNPTAPARSCCQPHAPATPAPPAAEPVPASGRRCHRGSYPSHGRRTARQAARDDGAPTETSPCRPQPCDAQRLPYRRPGLRRARPRPLRRRRPRPTHHRRPARHQQPGNAR